A genomic region of Nostoc sp. UHCC 0702 contains the following coding sequences:
- a CDS encoding CO2 hydration protein, whose amino-acid sequence MVQTPDKLLTKLPPSTHEFAEVIHRLEAGGSMLPDTPENLMQIIGIYKAYAVPMDFYWRDLLYIAERVFLEPLPLFKYFLPKEYLERHNHYAGDDADLRIWRGEATAHPELLAFMEKGETFKMPKLLHHLFHDRINMEFAEACMRAMLWHRQMYAPVNQFDAYLDSEEYKANADRAIKAYFQGNPLMLGLYKLFPDMFLEQCRQMSYYSNLGLFWEVMAPVFFEMSDIYDEGGFKGVPDAMNFLVNGIFAIAGRPIYHHVYIRGECYEIIPKSKGFTWLYEAALPYVEAVFYRTAPFRGTKSYNAQAGQVPDKQEDFHYGILYADVFPVGTAGIPPTLLMQDMLHFLPEYLIEYYKKHCRGEDDMLIQLGVTFQRSMYNVTSAVIQALRTALLYPLDDQNPRHLQANREFFEAQINRFCRPEYGMRDAARLRDIQRQDYR is encoded by the coding sequence ATGGTACAAACTCCAGATAAACTCCTAACTAAATTACCTCCTTCTACTCACGAATTTGCAGAAGTAATTCATCGTTTGGAAGCTGGCGGTTCCATGTTACCTGATACGCCAGAAAACCTGATGCAAATTATCGGCATATATAAAGCTTATGCAGTGCCGATGGATTTTTATTGGCGTGACTTGCTTTATATTGCCGAACGTGTATTTTTAGAACCGTTACCTTTGTTTAAATATTTCTTGCCCAAAGAGTATTTAGAGCGTCACAATCATTATGCAGGTGATGATGCCGATTTGCGAATTTGGCGTGGTGAAGCAACTGCCCACCCGGAACTTTTGGCATTTATGGAAAAAGGTGAAACTTTCAAAATGCCAAAGCTACTGCATCACTTATTCCACGATCGCATCAATATGGAATTTGCCGAAGCTTGTATGCGGGCTATGCTTTGGCATCGTCAGATGTACGCGCCAGTCAATCAATTTGATGCTTATCTGGATAGCGAAGAGTACAAAGCCAATGCAGACAGGGCAATTAAGGCATACTTCCAAGGCAATCCCCTGATGCTGGGACTCTACAAGCTGTTTCCAGATATGTTTTTAGAACAATGCCGCCAGATGTCTTACTACTCTAATCTGGGCTTGTTCTGGGAAGTCATGGCACCGGTTTTCTTTGAAATGTCAGACATCTATGACGAAGGCGGATTTAAAGGAGTCCCCGATGCTATGAATTTCTTGGTGAATGGAATTTTTGCGATCGCAGGCCGTCCCATTTACCACCATGTTTATATTCGCGGCGAATGCTACGAAATTATCCCCAAATCCAAAGGTTTTACCTGGCTTTACGAAGCAGCATTACCCTACGTCGAAGCTGTGTTTTATCGCACTGCTCCTTTTCGTGGTACAAAATCTTACAATGCTCAAGCAGGTCAAGTACCTGATAAGCAAGAAGATTTCCACTATGGTATTCTCTATGCCGATGTATTTCCTGTTGGTACAGCAGGCATTCCACCAACATTATTAATGCAAGATATGTTGCATTTCTTGCCTGAATATCTTATTGAGTATTATAAAAAACATTGCCGGGGTGAAGATGATATGTTGATTCAGTTGGGAGTTACTTTCCAAAGGTCAATGTACAATGTCACGTCTGCGGTAATTCAAGCTTTGCGAACTGCACTTTTATATCCTTTAGATGACCAAAATCCCAGGCATTTACAAGCCAATCGGGAATTTTTTGAAGCACAAATAAATCGTTTTTGTCGTCCTGAATATGGTATGCGTGATGCAGCTCGTTTACGAGATATTCAGCGACAGGATTATCGATAA